From Planctomycetia bacterium:
CGGTCCCAATTCGCAGGTTGAAGCTGGTCGAAATGAGGAAGCTTGGGGGAAGCACCGGTGTAAAACACCCCGCCGTGCGTCCGCTTCGCTTGCCCAGTCTCTTCCAAAGCCTCTAGATCGCGCCTCACGGTCGACTCGCTGACCGTGAGCAACTCGGCAAGATCCGGGAGAGCGGCAAATCCGCGCTCGCGCACCAGCTCGAGAAGTCGTGTCCGGCGTTCGTCGACGATCGGCATGAACTGATAACCTCGTGTCACAGTCATGGCAATTATCTGTTATTTAGTGACGGAATTCAATCATCATCCGTCATAAATCTGCTTGCACTGTCTCGTAATGGCTCAAAATCGCCGTAATCTATTGCCGATACATAGCTTAGGTATCTAGCGTTGAGTTTGCGGCTTTCCAAGCGTGACAATTCTTGCCGCTAATTCGCCACGCGTCCAAGAATTCACTCCATAAAAGTCGACGTATCGGGAAATGTCGAGAATTCTCCACCTCCAAAAGTCGCTCACAGCCGGTCCCGACCCCCTAACGGTTCCGGGCGTAACGATTCGGCCGTTTAACGGGGCGACCTCGGCAACGACCAACGCCGACGCTCGCGCATGGCTCGCGCTGCGCGAAGCGGCCTTCGCGGGGATGCTCGCCGCCGGCCGGAGTTGGACGATCGACGACTTCGACCGCGAGCTCACGGCCAAGCCGTGGTGGTCGCCCGAGCGAACTCTCTTAGCATGCATCTCAGACGGCGAGCCGGATTCGATCGTCGGCCCGATCGTCGGCTCAATCACGCTCGGCCGCACCGGTCGACCGCCGCACGATTCGGCTTCCGTGATGTGGCTCATGGTTCGGCCGGAATGGCGCGACCGGGGGATCGGTCAAGCGCTGCTCTCGACCATCGAAGGCCTTGCGCTTGCTCAGGAGGAGTCGATCCTCACACTGGAAACGCACGTCGAATGGCAAGCA
This genomic window contains:
- a CDS encoding GNAT family N-acetyltransferase — translated: MSRILHLQKSLTAGPDPLTVPGVTIRPFNGATSATTNADARAWLALREAAFAGMLAAGRSWTIDDFDRELTAKPWWSPERTLLACISDGEPDSIVGPIVGSITLGRTGRPPHDSASVMWLMVRPEWRDRGIGQALLSTIEGLALAQEESILTLETHVEWQAAVRLYRAAGYTT